Part of the Deltaproteobacteria bacterium genome, ACCGGGACGGCGATGGGGTAGGTGATGTCTGTGACTATGAGATGACTCTCGCCTCTACCCTGGGTGACGACCCCAAGCCGTCTCTGCTTGACCAGGACATCTTTGGATTTGAGGGAACCAAAGGGGAGCGGGTCTCCATCACTCTGGAGAGGGATCCCTCAGGGTCTGACACGGGCCGCCGTGCCACCCTGGTTCTGCTGGACAAGATACACCGGGTTTTTCTCTTTGAAATAGACCGCAGCGCCTTGCCGAATAGAATAGCGGCGATTCTGCCGGCCACAGGCCAGTACCGGATCGTTGTTTCCGAACAGCCCTGGTTTGCCAGGGGCAAGAGGTTCAGAGGGGACTATCTCCTGACCCTGGAGTCCTCTCAGGGGGCCTCTCAAACCCTTGAGCCAACGGCATGGGTGGAATGAGCTGCCTGCCAGGACGTCCATCCTTGTGATTTCCTTCCTGACTCTCTTCCGGGTTGCCCTGTGGCGGTGGGGATGAGATATTGTACCCAAAAAAGAGAGGGTGGTGGAGATGGGAATCTATGGGAAAGTGAGGGAACTGGCCGAGACAATGGGCGCGGATTTCTTTGGTGTGGCAGATCTTTCACCGGCCCGTAAGGCTATCCTGGCTCAGGGGGGACCCGTGGTCGCTGGATTTCCCCGGGCAGTCTCGGTCGGCATCGCTCTGCTTCACTCCATCGTGGATCAGCTCCCGCAGCGGGCTGATTGTGCCGTGGCCATGAGCTACAGGTGCCACTGCTACGACGTGGTGAACCAGCGCCTCGACCACATTGCCTCGCGGTTAAGCAACGTGCTGCAACGTGACGGTTACAGGGCGCTACCTGTTCCGGCATCGCAAACAGTGGACGACGACCGGCTATGCGGGACCTTCTCTCATAAAATGGGGGCCCACCTGGCCGGGTTGGGATGGATCGTCAAGAGCTGCATGCTGGTCACGCCTGAGGTCGGACCGAGGGTCCGTTGGGCCACGGTGCTTACGGACGCCCCATTCGAGTTGACCGGCCAACCCATGGAAGAAAGTTGCGGCACCTGTGAGGCCTGCGTCGAGGTATGCCCCACAAGAGCCTTCACCGGCCGGCCTTTCCGTGATGAAGAGCCGCGGGATGTCCGCTTTGCGGCGCACAAGTGTGACAGATACTTTGCCGAGATGAAAAAGACCACAGAATTTGCCATCAGTGGCCTCTGCCTGTACGTCTGTCCCCATGGGAGAAAATGAGCTCCGCTTGAAAAGAGTCGGGCCAAACCATTAGAATAAAGGTCTAGTGTCTGGAAGTCTGGTGGCTGACAGGCTCAAGACACCACGTCGATGACAACGACAAACCAGAAAGCAGACAGAGAGGAGAGAATCGATGGAACTGGGTGGATCAAGGACTGAAAAGAACCTGCTAACGGCCTTTGCCGGAGAATCTCAAGCCCGCAATCGGTATACTTACTTTGCCAGCCAGGCAAAGAAAGAAGGGCTCGAGCAGATCGCCTCTATCTTTGAAGAGACGGCCAACCAGGAAAAAGAGCATGCCAAGAGGTATTTCAAGTTTCTCCAGGGTGGCGAGGTGGAGATTCAGTGGAGTTTCCCGGCCGGAAAGATCGGAACGACACAGCAAAACCTGTTGGCAGCCGCTGCCGGAGAAAGATACGAGCATACGGAGATGTATCCCGGTTTCGCCCGGGTAGCCAGAGAAGAGGGATTCGAGGAAGTGGCAGCGGCCTTTGAGGCCATCTGCGTGGCGGAGAGGCAGCACGAAAAGCGGTACCGGGATCTCGCGGCCAACCTGGAAGGCGGCAGGGTCTTCAAGCGGAAGGAGAAGGTCGTGTGGCGCTGTCGAAACTGTGGATACCTCCACGAGAGCGAGGAGGCACCCGAAAGCTGTCCCGCCTGTTTACACCCAAAGGCGTTTTTCGAGCTCCTGGGGGAGAACTATTGACGGGGAGCCGAATACCTTCTGTTCGAGGTCTTCCGGTCCTGGAGCCGGAAGACCTTTTGTTTGGAGAGAGGCTCTCGCCGGAACGCAACTCTTTTTGAATGGGGGAAAAGACGGCAACGTTCCTCCACTTTCTGTCGTGACTGTTATTGTTTTTTCTTCCCTCTTGGAGTATGAGTAAAGAACGAGTGGAGAGACCTCTGGAAGTCGGGTTTCTATGTGAAGCAATAAAATGTCTTGAAACAGCCTGTCTTTGGTGCTATAAGGTTTTCCCAATAAAACAGGAGGAGGTAGAAGATATGGCAAAGACGTTGACTGAGATGGCAGCTGAAATTGTCACAGCGCAGGCCGGGGTAACCAGAATGTCGCCTGAAGAGCTGAGCGAAGCTCTGGCCAAAGCCTATGATTCCTTGAAAAGGATCAAGGGTTTGGAAGAAGGTGTTGGTGCAGAAGGACCTGTACCGGAAGGCGCTGTTGCAATGGACCCGAAGGCCTCGATCCAACGCAACAAGATTATCTGCCTTGAGTGTGGAAAAGAGTTCAAGCAGCTATCGAGGAGCCATCTCAAGTCCCACGGGCTGACCCCTAGAGAGTACAAAAAGAAGTACGGGCTCAAGGCGGGCCAGGCACTAACGGCAAAATCCCTGAGTGCGAAGAGAAGGAGGACGGCCAAGGAGCGGGGACTCGGTGCAAAACTGGCGGCTGCCAGAAAGAGCCGGAAAAAGAAATAGGAGTCCTTTCGAGGAAGGCCTTTTGATACCCGGGGAAGCGGGCGGATTTCGCAGCTGTTCTCTTGAAGAGTCGTGGGAGGGAGCGCCTGCGTCACGGTCAGCAGCGCCTGCGAAGCGGGAAACAAGGGTTTGTCCGTCGCGAGATGGACTGGATTTCCCGGGTCCGGGGTACGGGCTTTTGGAGCCGGTACGCCGGACCCCTGAGAAGGGTCGCGGTGGAAGATGGTGGCAGTTCAGGCGATCCACAGCCTATCGATATAGACACCGGAAACATCCACCGTGACTCGTGGCATGTTTTTTTCGAAGTCCCAGGGCACAAAGAAGATCAGCTCTTCTATCTGTTCGCGATACCGGGAGTCAGACCTTTCTACGAGCCAGCGGCGGGTCTGGTGAAGGGTTTTTTCCACCGCCTGATCGATCCCTGCCGCCCTGTTAAGGTCCCTCAGGTACGGAGACGTTCTGAGTTGATCCAGGGCTTCCTCGGAGTGGATGCCCTCCACCCTCTTGCGGAGGATGTAGACGTTCCCCATGTCCTGGAGTATTGCAAGAGGGGGATTGACGTGGATTCTTGCGTTCCGTATCCGGACTCCTGAACTCTCCATGGCCACTCCCAAGAGAAACTCCCTTCTCTTTTCGATCGAGGGAATAAAGCGGGGGGATACTCTTTCTGATACGTATTCCACTCCTTCGTGGAAGAGGACTCTCAGCTTAGTCGGGTCGAAGCCGAGCTCAAGGAGATCGGAGATCTTAATGATGCCGGAGCGGCAGCGGCCTCTGTTTTCCATCCACGATGACAGGTATGGTCGCCTGTAAAGGGGAAGGGCTTCGATGTAACGGGTTGGTTTCTCCTTCAGATCTCCGGGGAGACGGCGAATTGTCTCGGCCTCTCCCCATATCTCGGTCCGGCCGCCCTCCGAGGTCCAGAGGGAGTACGGTTGGATGGGAAGCCTCTTGATTCTATCGGAGATTGAGATTTGATACAGGGATTCTCCACCCGTGTAACCGAGAAGTCCTGCGATCCGCCTCCTGAAGCCGAGCATCTTCGTGACGAAGCGGGTGAACATGAAGCGCATCAGGGGAGTGGAACTTCCGGCGGTCAGCTCTTTGTGGAAGAGGCTCTCAAGGGTCCTGTAGACCGATCGGAATTCCGCAATCGTCCGCCCGACCATAGCCTCGTTCTCGTGCATGTCGATGATAGGCCTCTTCTTCCTGATTCTGAAAAGGAGCTTTGCCAGCTTCTGCTGGATGTCGGGTGCCCTGGCTGACCTTGGAACAAAGGCCATGTAGTGGCCTTGTTCTCCGGGCCTGTTATCGCCGGCCACCGGATCGATGGGTTTCCAACCGTGTTTGGAATAGATGCCGTAGGTGGGCTCATCCGGGAGAATTATGTTGTCGAGTACTCCCACTGCTCCCCTCTCGCTCACGAACTCCCTGAATGCCCTCAGGATCTTGTGGCCCAAACCCCGGCCGCGGAAGGGAAAGAGGACCTCCACGTAGACCAGGTAGTAGCAAAGCAGGGGTTTCCTGAGGTATACCATGTTCAGATAACCTAGGACGTCTCCCCCCTTTGTGTGGATCTCGAGGGTATGAAAGGGCCGGCGCCCCCCGTCGGGCCCGAAACGTTCGACCTTTGTTCCATGGGCGGTCCTGTCGATCAGTCTGTTGAGGGGCTCGAAGACCTCGTAGGGTGACAGTGTTATGGGCTGCCCAAGCTGGCCGTCCAGGGTCATATCGATGACAGCCAGGCTGTCCTTGAGGCCGACCCGTGCGCTTTTGAACCTCTCTCTGATTCCCCGGACCGCTGATTTCATTGCCTTCCAAGACCACACAAAAAAGGGCCATGGATCCCAATCCAATGGCCCCGATTCAAGAGGCCACGGACATCTCCCGAGTCTGTCCATGGCCTCATAGGATCGGTAATCAGGGCATCCGGGTGAGGCGGACAGACCCGATGCTAAAGTACAAATAAGAAGAAGAGTCCTGCAATCAACACTCCTCCGGTTCTCGTGATCTTGACCATCTTGCCCCGGTCTGCCCCTTTTCTATCCTATCCGGTCACGCGTGTCAAGCCGTTTCTTCCTGGAGTTCCTGACACTTGGGGAAAACGCCGTCCATCCCTGAGCGGGGTCGGGGGAGCGGGAAGGCGCGGATTCCAGGAATCAGAACCGTGACAGGGATGCCCCGAAACTCCGGTTTCTCGAAAGCGAAAGCCCGGTATTGCCTGTCCCCGTGATTGACGATACAATCCGGGCAGACGTTGGATGAGGCGGCAGGAGGATCGGCCTTCAGAGCGATCGGTCTCGGCAAGAGCAGACCTGGTGGAAGGAGCCTGGTGTGGAAGACAAGCACAAGACAAAAGCGGAGCTATTGGCAGAGCTGGAAAGGATGGAGGCGCGTCTTTGCGAGTTGGAGGATACGGAACTCAGGTGCAGACGCATCGAGCAGAACCTGCGGGAAAAGGACAAGAGATACCGCGAGCTCATCGAGAGTGCCAACAGCATCATACTCCGGTTCGACACACAGGGCCGCATCACTTTCTTGAACGACTTTGCCGAGGGGTTCTTTGGTTATACCCGGGAGGAGTTAGTCGGACGAAATCTGGTGGGTACAATCGTTCCGGAGAAGGATTCCTCGGGCCAGGACCTTGCGGAGATGATCGGGGACCTTCTGGAGCATCCCGAGAAGTATCCTAACAACGAAAATGAAAACGTGCGCCGAGGCGGCGAGCGAGTCTGGATCGCCTGGACGAACAAGGCCATTCTCGATGGGAACGGCCGTGTGGTTGAGATCCTCGCAATCGGCAACGACATTACTCGGCACAGGCAAGCAGAGCAAGCATTGCAAGAGAGTGAGGAGAAGTTCCGGCTCATATCGGAACAGTCGATACTGGGCATCGTCCTGATTCAGGACGGTCTCATAAGATACGTGAACCAGGCCGTTTCAGACCTTCTGGGATACACCGTCGAGGAGATGCTCGGCTGGGAGGCAAACGCGTTTGCCAAGGCCGTCCATCCCGACGATCTGGCCTTTGCTATGGAGCAGGCCGAGAAGAAGCAGAGGGGGGAGAAAGACGTCGTTCCCAGCTACACTTACCGGATCGTGACGAAGACGGGGAAAATCAAGTGGGTCGATCAGTATTCCAATACCGTCATCTACAAGGGCAGATACGCCGACCTTGTTACCCTGGTCGACGTGACCGAGCGCAAAAGAGCGGAGGAGAGACTCCGTGACAGCGAGGAGAGACTGAGGGCGCAGTATCAGGGCTTCCCCATACCCAGCTATACCTGGCGGCGGATAAATGGAGACTTCGTCCTAGTCGATTACAACCGTGCGGCTCATGTTCTGACAAACGGCGGGGTGGCCCACTATGTCGGCAAAAGAGCAAGCGAAATGTATCGGAATGATCGGCCGGATATACTGGAAGATCTCAATCTATGCTTTACCGAAAGGACCGTCCTCAAAAGGGAGATGCCATACAGGTTCCGGCTCACCGACGAGGAAAAGCGTCTTGCCGTGAGTTACGCCTTCGTGCCTCCTGACCAGGTCCTGGTTCATGCCGAGGATATCAGCGAGCGCAAGCAGCTCGAGGCACAACTGGCCTGGTCTCAGAAGATGGAGACGGTGGGCAGGCTTGCGGGAGGAATCGCCCACGATTTCAATAACCTGCTCACGACGATTACGGGTTACGCAGAGCTCGGAATGATGAGACTCCATCCGGGCGACCGGGTGTACGCCGATCTCCAGGAGATCCTGAAGGCATCCGAACGGGCGGCCAGACTCACCCAGCAATTCCTCGCCTTTTCGCGCCGCCAGATCATCGAGCCCAAGGTGGTCAATCTCAATGCGATCCTTGCCGACACGGACAGGATGCTCAGGCGCATCATCGGTGAGGATATCGAGCTTGTGACCCTTCTGGCTGAGAATCTCGCTCCTGTCAAGGTAGACCCCGGCCAGATAGAGCAGGTCGTTGTTAACCTCACTGTCAACGCCCGTGATGCCATGCCTGATGGGGGCAAATTGACCATAGAGACTGCAACTGTGACCCTGGATGAGGCATATGCGGCGCACCACCTGGGTGTATCTCCAGGTGAGTATGTCATGTTGGCCGTGAGCGATACGGGTGTGGGTATGACCGATGAGGTGAAGGAACATCTCTTTGAGCCGTTTTTCACCACCAAGGAGGTAGGTAAGGGGACCGGCCTCGGCCTTGCGACCTGTTACGGAATTGTGAAACAGAACGGAGGAAACATCTGGGTCTACAGCGAGCCGGGCCGGGGGACGACCTTCAAGATCTATCTCCCTGTGGAGGATCAAGAGTGCGAGGCTCTGCCAATCCGGGATAGACTGGGATACCTGCCGCGAGGTACCGAGACCGTACTCCTGGTGGAGGACGAATCGTCGGTACGGAGCATGGCCGTCAGAATCCTCCGGGAGCAAGGCCACAGGGTCCTCGAGGCGTGTACCGGGGAGGAAGCCTTGAGACTGGTCCGAGAAATGAAGAACGAGGAGATCAGTCTGCTCCTGACCGATCTTGTGATGCCGCATATGGGAGGGCAGGAGCTTGCCCGCCGGGTCAGGGCGGAGCGCCCCGATATCAAAGTTCTCTTCTTTTCAGGTTATACCGATGAGGCAGCCGTCCGCCATGGCGTATTGGATCCTGGATCCGCATTTCTTCAAAAGCCCTTTTCACCGGCAGCCCTGGTACGCAAGATCCGCAAGCTGCTCGATGGGTGATGGGGCACAGCAGGGCATCTCACAACATGTTGACAAGTCTTTCTTACTTGGATAGGCTCGTAATGAGTCTGGAGAACCTGTCGGCATGTTTATCGCGGACCTCCATATCCATTCCTATCTATCAAGGGCCACTGCGAAGAACCTCGACCTGGAGCACCTCAACCTCTGGGCGCAACTCAAGGGGATCGGAGTCGTCGGGACAGGTGATTTCACCCACCCCAGGTGGTTTTCCGAGCTGAAGGAGAAGCTTCAAGAGGCAGAGCCGGGTCTGTTTGCCTTGCGTCCCGAGTTCTCGGGTCTCACCCAGCCCCGGGTGCCGCCCTCGTGTAACGCCCCGGTTCGGTTCATGCTCTCGGTGGAGATAAGCTGTATATACAAGAAGAACGGCATGACCCGGAAAAACCACAACGTTGTTTTCGTGCCTGATTTCGAGACGGCTGAAAGGCTGAATCGAAACCTGGAGCGGATCGGAAACATCCGTTCCGACGGCCGTCCCATCCTCGGCCTTGACGCCCATGACCTGCTGGAGATCGTCCTGGATGTGAGCCCCCAGGCCTATCTTGTCCCGGCCCATGTCTGGACGCCCTGGTTTTCTCTTTTCGGCTCCAAATCCGGGTTTGACTCTCTGGAGGAATGCTTCGGCGATCTCTCTTCCCACATATTCGCCGTGGAGACGGGCCTCTCCTCGGATCCCCCCATGAACTGGCGTCTTTCGGCTCTTGACCGGGTGGCTCTGGTCTCAAACTCCGACGCCCACTCTCCGGCAAATCTCGGCAGAGAGGCGAACATCTTTGACACGGGCCTCTCTTACTCCGCGATTTTTGAAGCGCTGAAGTCCAAGGATCCCCGGCGGTTTCTCGGGACAATCGAGTTTTTTCCCGAAGAGGGAAAATACCACTACGACGGCCACAGGAAATGCAACATGCGGATGAGCCCGAAAGAGACCATACAGTCGGGCGGTCTCTGCCCGAAGTGCGGCCGTCCTGTTACCGTGGGTGTGATGCATCGAGTTGAGGAGCTTGCAGACCGGCAGGAGGGGGTGAGGCCGCCGGAGGCCGCGCCTTTCAGGAGTCTGCTGACCCTTCCCGACATTCTGGCTCAAGCAAAGGGGGTCGGCAGGGAATCGAAGAGGGTTCAGGCGGAGTACTTCCGTCTTCTGGAAGAGTACGGGCCTGAGTTCAGGATTCTCATGGATCTTCCTCTGGAAGAGTTGGAGGCCGGAGGTCACGGCGGTCTCGCCGAGGGGCTTAGGCGGATGCGCCAGGGGCGGGTGGAGATCCGGCCGGGCTATGACGGGGAGTTCGGGTCGGTTGTCCTGTTCAGCCCGGAAGAGAGGAGGGGTCTTTCCGGGCAGGCGAGTCTGATCCCTCTCGAGGCGGATCGACCTGGCCCGGAAGCAGACCAGAGGGTGAGACCTCTGCCCACAAGACAGGTCGAACACGGTTTGGAAACACGGGGAGCGGGGAGTGCGGATCTCTCCGGGAAGTTGCCTGCACCTTCGAGGCAAAGGATGGCTTCTCTGCTCCGGGGATTGAATTCTAAGCAGCAGCAGGCGGTCCGCTGTTGGGAGAGACCCCTGCTGATTGTTGCCGGTCCTGGGACCGGCAAGACCCTCACCCTTACCCGCAGGATCGCCTTCTTGATTGATCGAGGAATCGCGAGGCCGGAGCAGGTTTTGGCCATTACTTTCACCAACAAGGCCGCCGAGGAGATGGAGGAACGTCTGGCGCTCCTTCTCGGGGACAGACGGGGGGTTACGGTCGAGACCTTTCACGCCCTGGGCTATGAGATTCTCAAAGGGGAGAGAGACCGGGCAGGGGGATCCGGCGGGTTTCGGATCCTGGACGAGGCAGAGGC contains:
- a CDS encoding thrombospondin type 3 repeat-containing protein — encoded protein: MILTMGSSLSIYLGETAFLDGSASFDPDEGPEVLNHSWHFVSLPTGSGLTQEEIDGAETTMASFIPDASGTYVIALRVSDGDSFDRDHVAVTVEEEEPADLDGDGVPDDQDNCPDTANPDQEDRDGDGVGDVCDYEMTLASTLGDDPKPSLLDQDIFGFEGTKGERVSITLERDPSGSDTGRRATLVLLDKIHRVFLFEIDRSALPNRIAAILPATGQYRIVVSEQPWFARGKRFRGDYLLTLESSQGASQTLEPTAWVE
- a CDS encoding epoxyqueuosine reductase, which encodes MGIYGKVRELAETMGADFFGVADLSPARKAILAQGGPVVAGFPRAVSVGIALLHSIVDQLPQRADCAVAMSYRCHCYDVVNQRLDHIASRLSNVLQRDGYRALPVPASQTVDDDRLCGTFSHKMGAHLAGLGWIVKSCMLVTPEVGPRVRWATVLTDAPFELTGQPMEESCGTCEACVEVCPTRAFTGRPFRDEEPRDVRFAAHKCDRYFAEMKKTTEFAISGLCLYVCPHGRK
- a CDS encoding rubrerythrin family protein, with product MELGGSRTEKNLLTAFAGESQARNRYTYFASQAKKEGLEQIASIFEETANQEKEHAKRYFKFLQGGEVEIQWSFPAGKIGTTQQNLLAAAAGERYEHTEMYPGFARVAREEGFEEVAAAFEAICVAERQHEKRYRDLAANLEGGRVFKRKEKVVWRCRNCGYLHESEEAPESCPACLHPKAFFELLGENY
- a CDS encoding MucR family transcriptional regulator, translated to MAKTLTEMAAEIVTAQAGVTRMSPEELSEALAKAYDSLKRIKGLEEGVGAEGPVPEGAVAMDPKASIQRNKIICLECGKEFKQLSRSHLKSHGLTPREYKKKYGLKAGQALTAKSLSAKRRRTAKERGLGAKLAAARKSRKKK
- a CDS encoding GNAT family N-acetyltransferase, which gives rise to MKSAVRGIRERFKSARVGLKDSLAVIDMTLDGQLGQPITLSPYEVFEPLNRLIDRTAHGTKVERFGPDGGRRPFHTLEIHTKGGDVLGYLNMVYLRKPLLCYYLVYVEVLFPFRGRGLGHKILRAFREFVSERGAVGVLDNIILPDEPTYGIYSKHGWKPIDPVAGDNRPGEQGHYMAFVPRSARAPDIQQKLAKLLFRIRKKRPIIDMHENEAMVGRTIAEFRSVYRTLESLFHKELTAGSSTPLMRFMFTRFVTKMLGFRRRIAGLLGYTGGESLYQISISDRIKRLPIQPYSLWTSEGGRTEIWGEAETIRRLPGDLKEKPTRYIEALPLYRRPYLSSWMENRGRCRSGIIKISDLLELGFDPTKLRVLFHEGVEYVSERVSPRFIPSIEKRREFLLGVAMESSGVRIRNARIHVNPPLAILQDMGNVYILRKRVEGIHSEEALDQLRTSPYLRDLNRAAGIDQAVEKTLHQTRRWLVERSDSRYREQIEELIFFVPWDFEKNMPRVTVDVSGVYIDRLWIA
- a CDS encoding PAS domain S-box protein, which encodes MEDKHKTKAELLAELERMEARLCELEDTELRCRRIEQNLREKDKRYRELIESANSIILRFDTQGRITFLNDFAEGFFGYTREELVGRNLVGTIVPEKDSSGQDLAEMIGDLLEHPEKYPNNENENVRRGGERVWIAWTNKAILDGNGRVVEILAIGNDITRHRQAEQALQESEEKFRLISEQSILGIVLIQDGLIRYVNQAVSDLLGYTVEEMLGWEANAFAKAVHPDDLAFAMEQAEKKQRGEKDVVPSYTYRIVTKTGKIKWVDQYSNTVIYKGRYADLVTLVDVTERKRAEERLRDSEERLRAQYQGFPIPSYTWRRINGDFVLVDYNRAAHVLTNGGVAHYVGKRASEMYRNDRPDILEDLNLCFTERTVLKREMPYRFRLTDEEKRLAVSYAFVPPDQVLVHAEDISERKQLEAQLAWSQKMETVGRLAGGIAHDFNNLLTTITGYAELGMMRLHPGDRVYADLQEILKASERAARLTQQFLAFSRRQIIEPKVVNLNAILADTDRMLRRIIGEDIELVTLLAENLAPVKVDPGQIEQVVVNLTVNARDAMPDGGKLTIETATVTLDEAYAAHHLGVSPGEYVMLAVSDTGVGMTDEVKEHLFEPFFTTKEVGKGTGLGLATCYGIVKQNGGNIWVYSEPGRGTTFKIYLPVEDQECEALPIRDRLGYLPRGTETVLLVEDESSVRSMAVRILREQGHRVLEACTGEEALRLVREMKNEEISLLLTDLVMPHMGGQELARRVRAERPDIKVLFFSGYTDEAAVRHGVLDPGSAFLQKPFSPAALVRKIRKLLDG
- a CDS encoding UvrD-helicase domain-containing protein, producing the protein MFIADLHIHSYLSRATAKNLDLEHLNLWAQLKGIGVVGTGDFTHPRWFSELKEKLQEAEPGLFALRPEFSGLTQPRVPPSCNAPVRFMLSVEISCIYKKNGMTRKNHNVVFVPDFETAERLNRNLERIGNIRSDGRPILGLDAHDLLEIVLDVSPQAYLVPAHVWTPWFSLFGSKSGFDSLEECFGDLSSHIFAVETGLSSDPPMNWRLSALDRVALVSNSDAHSPANLGREANIFDTGLSYSAIFEALKSKDPRRFLGTIEFFPEEGKYHYDGHRKCNMRMSPKETIQSGGLCPKCGRPVTVGVMHRVEELADRQEGVRPPEAAPFRSLLTLPDILAQAKGVGRESKRVQAEYFRLLEEYGPEFRILMDLPLEELEAGGHGGLAEGLRRMRQGRVEIRPGYDGEFGSVVLFSPEERRGLSGQASLIPLEADRPGPEADQRVRPLPTRQVEHGLETRGAGSADLSGKLPAPSRQRMASLLRGLNSKQQQAVRCWERPLLIVAGPGTGKTLTLTRRIAFLIDRGIARPEQVLAITFTNKAAEEMEERLALLLGDRRGVTVETFHALGYEILKGERDRAGGSGGFRILDEAEAEAVLARVTAGLSPSFSHRERRALLEEISRAKQNLRTPETFEEQDPDFARLYRLYEQALRGSNMVDLDDLIARPVRLLEEDGEALGRLRERYRFVSIDEYQDINYAQYRLVRLLSPRGENLCAIGDPHQAIYGFRGADSRYFLRFKEDYPEAEIIRLEQNFRSSETILQASSVLLNQGPDPLGIRLWSGISGESFLSMLESPTDRAEAESIVHTIEELLGGTSHFSLDSGRVETSDDRRTRSFSDFAVLYRFHFQGEVLEEAFERSGIPFCRVGGEALSRNEEVRKVLQVLREHCEEGDSLHPEGDRSRDLFGEKAGDLTSAGRVIRRVIDSLGFDPDQPGLDSLVRLADGWGGEPAEFPAMAALHKDLDTVDPRAEKVRLMTLHAAKGLEFPVVFIAGCEAGLLPYRPEGWPCPPIEEERRLFYVGLTRAREKVILSRARKRRFFGRTRVQAPSPFLREIEEYVRRMSSGLQKRPSKTQQIQLKLF